Within the Candidatus Culexarchaeum yellowstonense genome, the region GTCTACATACAAAACCTATACGAACTCATTAGAGAAAGAGCAAAAGAACCAATAATAGTCTTCGAACCGGAAGGAGAACCAATAAACAAAGTTTCAGAAAAACTCGCAAACCTGGTAATAGAAAATGAAAGAACAAACTTCCTCATAGGCTCAAGAGAAGGAATACCCCTAGGAATATATCGATTCGCAAATCTAGTCATAGACCTATGCCCAGGAGTAACCATAGCAACAGACCTAGCTGCAGCCTCAGCCCTAACAGCACTAGCATTCGCAATACACCAAAAACTAAGCAGTCAAGCAGAAGGGGGGATACAAAACCAAAACAACAATTAAACCCACAAAACACCAACCCCCCAACAATTTAACAAAAACCCAAACCATCAATTCACAAACAACACACACTCCAAAACCAGGTCCCGCAACAAAACACACCCCAAAACAAACAATCAAACTCGCCTTTTCACAATCAAGCCAAGCCCAACAACCACAATACAAACCTCTCAAGGCGCCCCGCACCAAAATTTGTTTTTGGGGTGTGTGGGCTCCGCGGCCGCCCCGCTCATTTGCGGGGCGCCCTCGTCGCAAAGCTTAATTCAAGATATCTCTTCACTGCCTCCATGGGATGCCTATCATATATGGATATGGCCGTGGTGCAGGTGAGCCAGCATCCACTGCAAGCTTCCACTCTACGCCAAACCTCAGGGTTCGCCTCCCCATTTAAGGCTTCACTCAGCGGGACTTCCAGAATGTTGCCTAGGCTAGCTGGAATCATGTCTGGGCCTGGGCTGCATGGGATGATTTCGCCATCGGGTTGAAGGGCGAAGTATAGTTTTCCTGCATCGCAGATTTTTGGGGCGGCGCCAGCCACATACAGTGGGATTCCATGCATGTATAGTTCAGGAACGTCTAGGGCTAGGAGGCGCCTCCTCCAAAGCTGAACGAGAACACTTACGAGGCGACGCACACCATCAGCTTCAAACCCAATTGGCGGCGGATTAACAGGCTGCGTGGAATAATACTTGACATGACTGGATAGGCTAAGCCAGAGGCGGGGGATTTCACTTAGATTGGCTGGATGTATAACCGTGTTGACGCCCACATTTGCTCCGGCACGGCTTAAATGTTCAACAGCCCTCACAGCTTTGGCCTGCGTTCCAGTTACGCCGCGCATGGAGTCATGGGTGGCTGGAAAACCGTCAATGGAGACAATCACGTAATCAAAGGTTTTGGCAAGCTTCTTGGCTGTCCACTCATCCACAAGTGTGCCATTGGTGTTTATGGATGTGGCTAAACCATAATCTTTGGCGAGCGTGGCGAGACTGTAAATGTCACGCCTCAATAAGGGTTCGCCGCCGCTGAAACCCAATGCAGGCACACCATACTCGCATATGATTTTCACAGCCCTCAAAGCTTCCCCCCCACCCAACTCACTCACCCTCACACGCCAATTACTGCAGAAGCTACACCTAAGATTACATTGGAATGTGACGTTATAGTATGCGGCAAGAGGCCTACACTTCCCCCTAAACCTGGCGTCTAGATATGCACCTACAACCTTGAGCATGCTCCTAGCTGACATGTGAATGCTCCAAAAATATTATGCCATCCACCGCCACATAAGACTTACCAATTTTTGGCTCGCACTTTTTCAGTACATGGTTGCCCTCTTCCTCTCCAATGTGAGGGAGTATTTGAGGGCTGCCCCCATAAGTAGCGTTCCCCCCATGGCTAGTGCCCCTATAGCGCGCCAATGCTTGGAAGTGTAGGGTGAACATTATTAGATGTATAGCATGTAGTATTCTGTCTCTTCTCCTCTTCCTCAAAATTTCTCAGCAAGCTTAGGGTGAAGTTCAACTTTCGAAAGAATTTCCACAGCAACATGTCCCTCCTTAAAGCTTCCCCCCTAAACCTTTCACCTTGCCATATCATTGAATTACAGTTGGGTTTCCAATAGAGATTTACATGGCATCACACAATCCCACTTGAAAAGAGGGTTCACCCACTCTTCCTCCCAGTAATCTCTTCAATGATTATTTCGCCAACCTCCACCCCACCAATCATAGATTCATCCAAAGGCTTCGCAACCCCATTGGGGTCATACTTCCTCATCATCAACCTCAAAACCCTCAACTTCTCCCCTAAATCAGCTATGAAGTGGACTTTGCCAAAAACCAATACACTGCGGTAGTGCATGGTGAACTTGCATGGCACCTCTGAGGAGACTAGGCGATACTCATCCACTTGGAAGCATACGT harbors:
- a CDS encoding radical SAM protein; protein product: MSARSMLKVVGAYLDARFRGKCRPLAAYYNVTFQCNLRCSFCSNWRVRVSELGGGEALRAVKIICEYGVPALGFSGGEPLLRRDIYSLATLAKDYGLATSINTNGTLVDEWTAKKLAKTFDYVIVSIDGFPATHDSMRGVTGTQAKAVRAVEHLSRAGANVGVNTVIHPANLSEIPRLWLSLSSHVKYYSTQPVNPPPIGFEADGVRRLVSVLVQLWRRRLLALDVPELYMHGIPLYVAGAAPKICDAGKLYFALQPDGEIIPCSPGPDMIPASLGNILEVPLSEALNGEANPEVWRRVEACSGCWLTCTTAISIYDRHPMEAVKRYLELSFATRAPRK
- a CDS encoding pyridoxamine 5'-phosphate oxidase family protein is translated as MVKRSMGVDEVEDLLSRALVGRLGMCMGGKPYIVPVCFIHHDHRIYFHSSPRGRKMSYMRVNPNVCFQVDEYRLVSSEVPCKFTMHYRSVLVFGKVHFIADLGEKLRVLRLMMRKYDPNGVAKPLDESMIGGVEVGEIIIEEITGRKSG